TATCCTGCTTGGAATTGTTGTTGCCAATAGCATTGGAACCTCAACAAGTCTTGCACTTGCTGCATTTTGTGTTGTGACATCGATCCATATGTATACCAATTTCAAATCTTACCAGTGCATCCAACTCCGGACTCTAAACCCATATCGTGCAAGTATGTCAACCAACCCAGTTCATTCAATATTCTTCAAATTCCTATGTAATCACGAGAAGTAACATCTCTCTGTTTACTGTACAGGTTTGGTTTTTAGTGAATATCTCATCAGTGGCCAAGCTCCTCTAGTCAAGGAGGTCAACTACGAAGAACCAGTCTTCCCAGCTGTTCGGTTTATAAACTTAAAATCTCCTAAAAAGGTGAAGAATACCATTCTCCTTCCTTTTCAAACCCTCTGACTCTGAGATCTCTTATCCAAACTTTCTTGGATGAAAGAGACAATGCTTGATAACCTGATTCTTGTAATCTGCTTTATTCAGCTGCAAGATTTCGTCTTATCATCAGAAGCAAAAACAGCAGCAGCAGACATAGAGGAACGGCTTCAACTAGGTTCGAAGCTCAGCGAGGTTATCCACAACAAGGAAGAAGCAATAGCACTCTTTAATCTGTATCGCGATGAAGGCTACATCCTTACAGAACACAGAGGCAGATTCTGCGTAAGCAATAACAAAAATATTTTCATCTTGTTATCCGGCTGAATCTCGCAACATTTTTTTAATCTCCTCTTGTAATTATCAGGTGATGCTCAAGGAAAGCTCGTCGCCACAAGACATGCTCAGGTCGTTGTTTCAAGTGAACTACCTCTACTGGCTAGAGAAGAACGCTGGAATCGAAGCCACAAACACTTACTCAGACTGCAAACCGGGTGGTCGGCTTCACATTTCTTTAGATTATGTGCGAAGAGAGTTCGAACTCGCCAAAGAAGACAGTGAATCAGTGGGTTGGGTCACCGAAGGACTGATAGCTAGACCTCTACCGACCAGAATCCGTCTAGGTTATGATAGTGAACCCTCATCTTCTTCTCCTTCCAGTTCATAAACTCAGAAGAAAACTAGGGCCAATGGACTGTGTAGTAGATTCTGTTTCCCATTCGGTATAGAATAGATACATTGTCTCTTTTTGGAGCTTTACATCTCTGTCACATCAGATCAAGCTTTTACACAATCTGTTTATTTATCAGATCAAATCTAGATTTCTGCGGTGATCTTTTGCAGGTTAGCTACGGTTACAGAACATATAAACTTCCCAAAAGCAAAAGAAACAAAAAAAAAACTGCGAGTTAGACTTGAGAGGTTACAGTACAGAGATGTTCTGATTCTACTGAACAAAAGGGTAACGGGAAACGTAGAATTCTCTTACACACGAAGCACCGTCTCTAGCAAGAATGCCTTCGAGATCTCCAATGATCCTAGCCAGCCAAATCTCGAGGTTTCTCTGAACTTCTTTCAAGTTGTTCTTGATCAAATCCAGTGACCTTCTGGTGTTCATCTTGGCTTGGTTAAGTTGATCTCCTTGGTTGCTCCTTGTGATTTCTGTCTGCAATGCAACTAGCTTCTGCCCTGTCTCTGATGCTCGCTGCTGAAATCTGAAACACTCTAGCAGAAACTCCGTTTGACTTTGTGTTCTGAACTCGGGTCCTAATGTCGCATCGCAAGGATCACTATTCTGCTGAAAAACCAATACATAGCAGCAGAACAAGGTTAAGCCTTTTTGTTAGCTCTTTAGTAACTTAAGAATGTGTTGCAAAATAGTACCATTCTTCTGCATAGATCATCGATCTTCCCGACAAGAGCTTGGTACCTCTTAGCCTGTTTGCTCAACAAAGATAGAACCTTTGAATTGTCACTAGGACAAACCTTCTCAAGATTTAGTAACTCCTCTTCTAGTAACCTCAGTTTCGCAGAAACACCTGTTGCTTCACTATCTATCTTCCATGGTGATTCCCTTCTGTGGGATGTAAAAATTAGGTTACAATTTCTGATCATCACACAAAAATCTCAACTCAAAGAAAAATATGTTACCTTGGCACAAATTGCTTCATATGGTACACGGATTCCAAAGATTCATACTGTACATCCTGCAATCAGAAGCAAAACCCTAGATCAAAACTCCAATTCTCTCTCTTAGTCATCATGAGTTATGTAATTAAGCAAGAAACCTGGAAAGGGTTCGTGTTATGCGCCTCTGCCCAGAACTGATGAGAGCTTGGATAAGCTGTAGGGGAAGAAGATAGAGTGTGTTGATCCACACCGTAACGTTCAGTGGAATTATCATCTTCTTCTTCCTCAATACCTCTTCTTGACATGAACCCAATCATCTCATCCCTCTCCCCCACTTCTCTCTCCAATTCGTGTATCCTGTTCATGAACTCTTCTCTCTCTTCCTCCATTTCGTGAATCCGATTCTGCAGACGCTTCTCCTCTTCCTGCCACGCGTTCCTGCGGCTAGTGAATATCTCCACCACGCGCGCGTTAGCTTTCGAGTCCTCCACGCGCCGACATTTCATCTGTCGGACTTGCTCCTCCGCCGCCTCGAGCCGTTGTTTCAGCTCACTGACCTCCGTCGTCAGTCGCGGAACCAGAGATAGCGCGTCGCTAGGGAGATGAGCTAGCATCACTGAGAAGCTCAGGCCTAGAAATGACGTCGCTAGCTTCTTCAACTCGTGCTCGTTATCTTCTTCAACAACGGTTCTCGTCATTCTCAATCCCGATTCTTCGGCTTCAGGAACAGTCGCCATTGTTTTCTGGATGGATACTAAAGAAAAGACAAAAACTTTTTTTATTTTATTTCCCTTTTTGCGACAACACTTTTTAAATCTGTATATCAGAAAGGAAAGGCCTCTTTTGATGTATTCAGCTTTTGATTTTGACGATTTTAAAATCAAATATATTTTTATTTGTTAAAATTGACCATACAAAAAAAGGAGTTGGGAATTTAGAAATCTTTTGTTTATCAAATATAATATATAGTTCATGTAAAAAAAACTTATAGTTTATAAATTCAAAAAATAATTGATGAATGGTCGGTTGTCTCACTTGAATGGACCTGGACCATGTAAGATAAAGGGAGGCGTCGTCTCTTCAATGCAACAACAACAAGATGAAAAAAAAATCATATCACGGACCCGACCAATCTCCACCTCCCAACAGCCACATGATATCTCATCATCTCCCTAACACAATTATCTCCCATTTGCATTCTGACTCCTAAGAGCTTCCTTATCGGTCGTATTTAGAGAGGATCTAATGCTAATTATGCATTAAAAAAAAATCAAAAGAAATAATAAAGGTTTGAGACGTCTCCTATTGTTGCGACGGAAGAGACGGTATTGGGGGACACGTGTAGGCAAAATAAGAGGAGAGAGGAGAGCGCGTCTTCGGTTCGCTTTGGTTATGTTTCTTTCTTTCTCTCAAAACCTCTCTATCTTTCGTCTGCGAAAAGGCGATTCTCTGTGTCTCGGCGGTTCCTCGACCAAACGGCGATAATCCTTCTCTCCATGGCTCGTCGACGTCTCGGAATCGTCTCTCTCCGTGGGTCGTTGTCGAGGAAGTAAATCGGTGATTATCTCCCGTGGGTCTCGTCGACGGTGAAGGACCGCTGTCTCTCTCTGTAAATCGGAAGGTAAATCGTTTCTTGTGTTCTTCAAGCATGCATGTGTTAGATTTGACTTATTCTTGTTCTGATTGCATGTGTTTTTTTTTATTTGTAGGTTCGATTCTTTGTGGCGGTGGCTGTCGTCGACGGAGCTCTCTTTGATGGCACTCTCCGATTCGCTAAGGTAACGCTTCTGTTTCATGTTCTTCAATGATGCATGTCTCATATTGTGCTTGGATTCTGTCGGGTTTAGCTGAAAAATATTTTGTTTCAAGTTAATCAATTTGATAACGTTTCTATCAAGTTAATCAATTTTGATAATGTTTATGTCCTTTGATTCTGTCAAGTTAATCAATTTTGATAATATTTTTGTCCTTTGATTCTGTCGGCTTTGACTGTAAAATATTTTGTTTCAATCTTGTTTTGATTGTTGCAAGGTTATGATTAAGATTGTGTTGATTAATATTTTTTTGTTTTTCTGTCTTTGTGTGGTGAGATGAATGGATGAAGTCGGCTTTGATGTGTTATGTGGAAAGAGAGGCCAGGAAGCTTCATCAATACAGGTTAGTGTTACTCTTCCATGAATTAGAACTGATGTGGTTAGCTTCTGTGAGGAATTAAAGATGTAGTTAACTGTAACATTATGGTTGTGATGATGGTAATAAATAGAACTGACGGTTAGATAGAAAAGGAAACGTGAAGTGTGTTGAATGAATTAGATAAATGTCAAGTCTTAACGCATTCAAGTCTGGTACTAGTTAAAAGAAAAATTGAAAGCTTCTGTGATGAATTGTTTGGTTGGTGTGTTGAATGCTAGTTCTCTTTCTCGAATTATTTATAACCATTGTCTTCCTCTTCAATCTCCAACATCTGAATGCGNNNNNNNNNNNNNNNNNNNNNNNNNNNNNNNNNNNNNNNNNNNNNNNNNNNNNNNNNNNNNNNNNNNNNNNNNNNNNNNNNNNNNNNNNNNNNNNNNNNNNNNNNNNNNNNNNNNNNNNNNNNNNNNNNNNNNNNNNNNNNNNNNNNNNNNNNNNNNNNNNNNNNNNNNNNNNNNNNNNNNNNNNNNNNNNNNNNNNNNNNNNNNNNNNNNNNNNNNNNNNNNNNNNNNNNNNNNNNNNNNNNNNNNNNNNNNNNNNNNNNNNNNNNNNNNNNNNNNNNNNNNNNNNNNNNNNNNNNNNNNNNNNNNNNNNNNNNNNNNNNNNNNNNNNNNNNNNNNNNNNNNNNNNNNNNNNNNNNNNNNNNNNNNNNNNNNNNNNNNNNNNNNNNNNNNNNNNNNNNNNNNNNNNNNNNNNNNNNNNNNNNNNNNNNNNNNNNNNNNNNNNNNNNNNNNNNNNNNNNNNNNNNNNNNNNNNNNNNNNNNNNNNNNNNNNNNNNNNNNNNNNNNNNNNNNNNNNNNNNNNNNNNNNNNNNNNNNNNNNNNNNNNNNNNNNNNNNNNNNNNNNNNNNNNNNNNNNNNNNNNNNNNNNNNNNNNNNNNNNNNNNNNNNNNNNNNNNNNNNNNNNNNNNNNNNNNNNNNNNNNNNNNNNNNNNNNNNNNNNNNNNNNNNNNNNNNNNNNNNNNNNNNNNNNNNNNNNNNNNNNNNNNNNNNNNNNNNNNNNNNNNNNNNNNNNNNNNNNNNNNNNNNNNNNNNNNNNNNNNNNNNNNNNNNNNNNNNNNNNNNNNNNNNNNNNNNNNNNNNNNNNNNNNNNNNNNNNNNNNNNNNNNNNNNNNNNNNNNNNNNNNNNNNNNNNNNNNNNNNNNNNNNNNNNNNNNNNNNNNNNNNNNNNNNNNNNNNNNNNNNNNNNNNNNNNNNNNNNNNNNNNNNNNNNNNNNNNNNNNNNNNNNNNNNNNNNNNNNNNNNNNNNNNNNNNNNNNNNNNNNNNNNNNNNNNNNNNNNNNNNNNNNNNNNNNNNNNNNNNNNNNNNNNNNNNNNNNNNNNNNNNNNNNNNNNNNNNNNNNNNNNNNNNNNNNNNNNNNNNNNNNNNNNNNNNNNNNNNNNNNNNNNNNNNNNNNNNNNNNNNNNNNNNNNNNNNNNNNNNNNNNNNNNNNNNNNNNNNNNNNNNNNNNNNNNNNNNNNNNNNNNNNNNNNNNNNNNNNNNNNNNNNNNNNNNNNNNNNNNNNNNNNNNNNNNNNNNNNNNNNNNNNNNNNNNNNNNNNNNNNNNNNNNNNNNNNNNNNNNNNNNNNNNNNNNNNNNNNNNNNNNNNNNNNNNNNNNNNNNNNNNNNNNNNNNNNNNNNNNNNNNNNNNNNNNNNNNNNNNNNNNNNNNNNNNNNNNNNNNNNNNNNNNNNNNNNNNNNNNNNNNNNNNNNNNNNNNNNNNNNNNNNNNNNNNNNNNNNNNNNNNNNNNNNNNNNNNNNNNNNNNNNNNNNNNNNNNNNNNNNNNNNNNNNNNNNNNNNNNNNNNNNNNNNNNNNNNNNNNNNNNNNNNNNNNNNNNNNNNNNNNNNNNNNNNNNNNNNNNNNNNNNNNNNNNNNNNNNNNNNNNNNNNNNNNNNNNNNNNNNNNNNNNNNNNNNNNNNNNNNNNNNNNNNNNNNNNNNNNNNNNNNNNNNNNNNNNNNNNNNNNNNNNNNNNNNNNNNNNNNNNNNNNNNNNNNNNNNNNNNNNNNNNNNNNNNNNNNNNNNNNNNNNNNNNNNNNNNNNNNNNNNNNNNNNNNNNNNNNNNNNNNNNNNNNNNNNNNNNNNNNNNNNNNNNNNNNNNNNNNNNNNNNNNNNNNNNNNNNNNNNNNNNNNNNNNNNNNNNNNNNNNNNNNNNNNNNNNNNNNNNNNNNNNNNNNNNNNNNNNNNNNNNNNNNNNNNNNNNNNNNNNNNNNNNNNNNNNNNNNNNNNNNNNNNTATCATATGGCTTACTATCTCACCGATGGTATTTATCCGAGATGGGCCACTTTTATCCAATCTATTCCACTGCCACAACACCCGAAGGCTGTTTTATTTGCTCAACATCAAGAAGCTGCCCGAAAAGATGTCGAACGTGCTTTTGGAGTCTTGCAAGCTCGGTTCGCCATTGTCAAAAATCCGGCGATGTTTTGGGATAAAGTCAAAATTGGGAAGATTATGAGAGCATGTATCTTAATACATAATATGATAGTAGAAAACGAACGAGATGGAAACACTCAATTTAATGTTTCAGAGTTCCAACAAGGAGAAGACAACGGAAGTGCACAAGTCGATCTCGATATTTCCCATGAAATGCATACAAATATCGCCAATATGATGGATGTTCGAACTCGAATTCGTGATGGACCAATGCATCACCAACTCAAAGCTGATTTGGTTGAACATATATGGCGTAAATTCAGATCTGATGAAGACATTGACTGAGCTCGGAAGCTTCTTTCAATTATTATTCTCATTTATTTTCTTAATCTTCATTTCTATGTTTTATTTGAAATTCAATGTTTAAAATGTTATGTTTAATAATTTTATCAATAAATTTTAAGATAAATAAAATAATTTTTTTTTTAAAAAAAACCCTAAAATTAGAGACTTGCAATGGACACACTTATTTGAAGGTCTCTATCTTAAATTTCTTAAAGTCACTTTTCCAACTTAATAATATTAAAAAAATAATTAGAACCCCTAAGTGAGTATTAGGGATAAGGATGCTCTAAGACTTTGATCAGTTTTAAGCTGTGCTGTATCAGTTTCTCCCTCTAAGTTAAACAAAAACGAGACATGATAATAAATTTGGATGTCCAAGTTTTATTTTCATGCATTTCTTTTGCTAACAAACAATAAATCAGGATAAGAGATAATTAAGAAACATTTGTAATTTGCAAACATGTCTAAATTAAATACTACAAGACTGGGTGGAGATATGCGCTTTTCGCAGGAGTAAACAAAAATGAAAATATACCTTATGTAATCCAGAAAAAAAAAAAAGTTCATTATCATTAGTTTTGATCAATAAACCAAACATGCACTCACACATGTATTTATAACCAAACATGTAATAATAGTTTCTTCTAGTGTTATTAGGTTGATAGTGGTGTAGTAAAAATGAGTATGAAGGTTAATATATAGTGCGAGTGACTAAAAGTTTAGGTATCGCCTTGATTATGCTACAAATATTCTACAAATCAATTCATTTTTATCATAAATTTACGCTGCCCTTTGAAACATGGTAAGCACTAAATTATTATTACCAAATATGGATAAATTATATGAAAAATCAAAGTTTGACCACTAATTAAGATCTTGTAAATTGTAGAAATCTTAACAAAAATAATGTATCATTTCCATTTAAGAAACACATAATGAATAAACGTTAACATTACCCCAAATATACTAATAATTGTAATTTACTAGAAATTAGGTTAACTAAAATAGATTTCAATTGTCCTTGCAAATCACGTTTGTATGAACTTTAGAATTAAATATTGATTACGGTCAATTAAAAATTCTTACCACCTAGCTATTTTTGACCGGTTAGGTAAATAAGATGAACCGTAGATATTTTGAAAATATTTTTCAAGCCATTTCATTAGCATAGGTTAACAATATTGAAATCATATGAGTTATTAGAATGTTCATATGGACTCTAAGAACATATAGGGTGAAAAAACTCTTCTTGTCGTTTGAACAAATTCATATGGACAAAATAAAGATAAGTGCTAAATGAATGATTGTGTTTGTAGTATTACAGATATCTCAACACTCATTGCAAACATTATGGAAATACAGAATACAGAATAAACTCATATGAACATATACGATGGTTATTCTAAAACATATGAACTCTTAAAATTTTAAAATAATTATTCTAAAACATTACTTCTCTTCTTGCAAATAATTTTCTTTATATTTTATAAATACAGAATAAACTCATATGAACATATACGATGGTTTGTGTTTTGCAAATAGTTTTGCAAACATTGAATAATATGGAGCCTCATAAAAATCGATGAAACATGGATTGTTATTCGTACATGTCGTATTGTTAAATCTCGGGCATATGAGTATAACAAAAAACGAATGATGCGTAGAGTTATATCGTTTTTTTTTTTTCTGAAATTTTAAATTGATTATCAACAAAATAAAAAATTACTGGCCACTAGAGTTTATGCTTTCAAAATGAACACAATCGATAGAAAAACAAAAGGAGCTAGATCTTTAGACTATGTGGTGCGACCAAACCAGTGTTGCATCATTTCGTTGTAGAAAGATGGGCGCTGATGTCTCAGAGATGATATCATGTTCTTGATGAGGTTATTGATGTCTCGAGTTTTAACCCGATTATCTAACTGCAAGTGCACAGTAAAGTACGCAGTAGTAATACGGGATCGAATCCACAGGGACCGATGATCACACGTAGAGTTGCAGACAAGTTAATAGCTACAGCGAATCAAAATATATTTTTGATGGTTTTTATTTAATTTTCTCTAGTGTCACAAAACATAAACAAGCATGTAAAAAGATGATTTAAACGATTTGAAAACTATTTTAAAACAAACGTTGGGCATTGGGAATTCTCAGGGATTTCTTTTTAATCAAGATACAATTAATGGAAGACACAGGGATATATTAAGAACCGTCTAGAACTCAAACACGATATTAGAATTAACCTACTTCCGTAGCGCTAATTCTCTATGTTATAGAAATCTCCACACTAACTTCCGCTGAGTTTCAATTTCTAAACAAGCATTAAGAACAGGTTCAATATGTTCACAAAGCGCAATAACATCAACTTCCGAGGGTTAAGGACACTTTGCTCATCTAAAGTATTTTCGGAAGTTCAAACAATCACTTTCGGTGCATCAAACAATCTGAAATCATGAACTAAGTGATCAATTCAGTTCAAGCAGTAAGAAATCCATTAGATGAAGAACCAAAACGTAATCCCTTAGTCTACACACGTTTTATGAATCAAAACATCAAGAAATCCCCTATGAGAACCCCTAAACCCAACTAGATGACTACTCACACATAACTAAGCAAGAACAAAACGATTTTGATGAAGAAAACATGATAAGATTGTATTAAAACAGAGTAAAGGTTCAGAAGATCTTCTCCAAATGGTTTTGAGATGAACTCCTTTACAAATCTTCACAAATCACACAAAACAAGTTACAAAACTCTCAAATCTCTCTCAAGAACTTGTAAATCTCCTTCTTGGTCGCCCCTCGTCTTTTCTGAGTCTCNNNNNNNNNNNNNNNNNNNNNNNNNNNNNNNNNNNNNNNNNNNNNNNNNNNNNNNNNNNNNNNNNNNNNNNNNNNNNNNNNNNNNNNNNNNNNNNNNNNNNNNNNNNNNNNNNNNNNNNNNNNNNNNNNNNNNNNNNNNNNNNNNNNNNNNNNNNNNNNNNNNNNNNNNNNNNNNNNNNNNNNNNNNNNNNNNNNNNNNNNNNNNNNNNNNNNNNNNNNNNNNNNNNNNNNNNNNNNNNNNNNNNNNNNNNNNNNNNNNNNNNNNNNNNNNNNNNNNNNNNNNNNNNNNNNNNNNNNNNNNNNNNNNNNNNNNNNNNNNNNNNNNNNNNNNNNNNNNNNNNNNNNNNNNNNNNNNNNNNNNNNNNNNNNNNNNNNNNNNNNNNNNNNNNNNNNNNNNNNNNNNNNNNNNNNNNNNNNNNNNNNNNNNNNNNNNNNNNNNNNNNNNNNNNNNNNNNNNNNNNNNNNNNNNNNNNNNNNNNNNNNNNNNNNNNNNNNNNNNNNNNNNNNNNNNNNNNNNNNNNNNNNNNNNNNNNNNNNNNNNNNNNNNNNNNNNNNNNNNNNNNNNNNNNNNNNNNNNNNNNNNNNNNNNNNNNNNNNNNNNNNNNNNNNNNNNNNNNNNNNNNNNNNNNNNNNNNNNNNNNNNNNNNNNNNNNNNNNNNNNNNNNNNNNNNNNNNNNNNNNNNNNNNNNNNNNNNNNNNNNNNNNNNNNNNNNNNNNNNNNNNNNNNNNNNNNNNNNNNNNNNNNNNNNNNNNNNNNNNNNNNNNNNNNNNNNNNNNNNNNNNNNNNNNNNNNNNNNNNNNNNNNNNNNNNNNNNNNNNNNNNNNNNNNNNNNNNNNNNNNNNNNNNNNNNNNNNNNNNNNNNNNNNNNNNNNNNNNNNNNNNNNNNNNNNNNNNNNNNNNNNNNNNNNNNNNNNNNNNNNNNNNNNNNNNNNNNNNNNNNNNNNNNNNNNNNNNNNNNNNNNNNNNNNNNNNNNNNNNNNNNNNNNNNNNNNNNNNNNNNNNNNNNNNNNNNNNNNNNNNNNNNNNNNNNNNNNNNNNNNNNNNNNNNNNNNNNNNNNNNNNNNNNNNNNNNNNNNNNNNNNNNNNNNNNNNNNNNNNNNNNNNNNNNNNNNNNNNNNNNNNNNNNNNNNNNNNNNNNNNNNNNNNNNNNNNNNNNNNNNNNNNNNNNNNNNNNNNNNNNNNNNNNNNNNNNNNNNNNNNNNNNNNNNNNNNNNNNNNNNNNNNNNNNNNNNNNNNNNNNNNNNNNNNNNNNNNNNNNNNNNNNNNNNNNNNNNNNNNNNNNNNNNNNNNNNNNNNNNNNNNNNNNNNNNNNNNNNNNNNNNNNNNNNNNNNNNNNNNNNNNNNNNNNNNNNNNNNNNNNNNNNNNNNNNNNNNNNNNNNNNNNNNNNNNNNNNNNNNNNNNNNNNNNNNNNNNNNNNNNNNNNNNNNNNNNNNNNNNNNNNNNNNNNNNNNNNNNNNNNNNNNNNNNNNNNNNNNNNNNNNNNNNNNNNNNNNNNNNNNNNNNNNNNNNNNNNNNNNNNNNNNNNNNNNNNNNNNNNNNNNNNNNNNNNNNNNNNNNNNNNNNNNNNNNNNNNNNNNNNNNNNNNNNNNNNNNNNNNNNNNNNNNNNNNNNNNNNNNNNNNNNNNNNNNNNNNNNNNNNNNNNNNNNNNNNNNNNNNNNNNNNNNNNNNNNNNNNNNNNNNNNNNNNNNNNNNNNNNNNNNNNNNNNNNNNNNNNNNNNNNNNNNNNNNNNNNNNNNNNNNNNNNNNNNNNNNNNNNNNNNNNNNNNNNNNNNNNNNNNNNNNNNNNNNNNNNNNNNNNNNNNNNNNNNNNNNNNNNNNNNNNNNNNNNNNNNNNNNNNNNNNNNNNNNNNNNNNNNNNNNNNNNNNNNNNNNNNNNNNNNNNNNNNNNNNNNNNNNNNNNNNNNNNNNNNNNNNNNNNNNNNNNNNNNNNNNNNNNNNNNNNNNNNNNNNNNNNNNNNNNNN
The DNA window shown above is from Brassica oleracea var. oleracea cultivar TO1000 chromosome C3, BOL, whole genome shotgun sequence and carries:
- the LOC106335066 gene encoding uncharacterized protein LOC106335066, with translation MATVPEAEESGLRMTRTVVEEDNEHELKKLATSFLGLSFSVMLAHLPSDALSLVPRLTTEVSELKQRLEAAEEQVRQMKCRRVEDSKANARVVEIFTSRRNAWQEEEKRLQNRIHEMEEEREEFMNRIHELEREVGERDEMIGFMSRRGIEEEEDDNSTERYGVDQHTLSSSPTAYPSSHQFWAEAHNTNPFQDVQYESLESVYHMKQFVPRRESPWKIDSEATGVSAKLRLLEEELLNLEKVCPSDNSKVLSLLSKQAKRYQALVGKIDDLCRRMQNSDPCDATLGPEFRTQSQTEFLLECFRFQQRASETGQKLVALQTEITRSNQGDQLNQAKMNTRRSLDLIKNNLKEVQRNLEIWLARIIGDLEGILARDGASCVREFYVSRYPFVQ